One genomic window of Nicotiana sylvestris chromosome 10, ASM39365v2, whole genome shotgun sequence includes the following:
- the LOC138879766 gene encoding secreted RxLR effector protein 78-like — protein MTFADMRPISLSNFVNKIFSRVILERLVELLPNIISEEHAGFVKGRSIVENVLLTQEIITDIRLRTKAGPNVVINLDMTKAYDRLSCLFLTKILRKIGFPEAFIGLIFDLIGNNWYSILINGQPNGFFKSSRGVKQGDPLSPTLFILAAEALSRGLN, from the coding sequence atGACCTTTGCAGACATGAGACCAATCAGTCTTAGTAACTTTGTTAACAAGATTTTCTCTAGGGTTATTCTTGAGAGGTTGGTTGAATTATTACCAAACATAATCTCAGAGGAACATGCAGGTTTTGTGAAGGGCAGAAGCATAGTTGAGAACGTACTGTTAACTCAAGAAATCATTACGGATATCAGGTTGAGAACAAAAGCAGGTCCAAACGTTGTGATTAATCTTGATATGACAAAAGCTTATGATAGGCTATCATGCCTATTCCTGACCAAAATACTAAGGAAAATAGGATTTCCGGAAGCTTTTATTGGCTTGATCTTTGATTTGATTGGGAACAATTGGTACTCTATTCTTATAAATGGTCAGCCTAATGGTTTCTTCAAATCATCGAGGGGAGTTAAACAGGGTGACCCTTTGTCACCAACTCTATTCATTCTAGCAGCAGAAGCACTTTCACGGGGATTGAATTAA